Within Anthonomus grandis grandis chromosome 19, icAntGran1.3, whole genome shotgun sequence, the genomic segment cAAACTCATAAAAAACCCTAAACCTTTTGGCATTTCCTAGAAATTCACCTTTTAATCATGGGATCggaattgaataaaattaaaattcaggTACCAGCTCTCAGGCACCTGAATGTCTTAAATCTTTTGCACCCTTATAAACATACTTGTCCCACTCTCACAGCTGATTTTGATACGCTGGAACTAAGAAGAACAAAAAAGTACGGTCTATAAATTTTTAGGTCGTGCCCCATGGCGTTTTTCACCCCTATTGTGGAGATAGCTGAGGTGTCAGAGGCAGAAACACTGAAACCCAAAGAGATTGCTCAAacagagataaaaataaaagaggaaGAGCCTGATGGGGGATTGTTGGAGGACAAACCACCTCAGCAACAAGTCCTGGTCATCCAGGAAATAAAAGAAGAGGAACAAAAACAAGAAGAAAAGAGTATCGTTACCAAAGAGGACTTGGAAGAAGTTAAACATGAACCAAAAGAAGAAGCCAAAGAGTGGAACGTGGACGACACGACCACACGTAGAACCAGCCAAAGAAAAAAGGGTAGACCAAGGAAAATAATCATCGAGGACGATGATCCCCCCAAACCCAAAcgaaaatacacaaaaaagtcgaaaaaaatcCCTACAGGGGGTGACCAAGAAAAGCCTGAGCGCAAGCCCAGGAAACAAAGCAcgccaaagaaaaaaatggcaGAATCCGATCTGCAGAATTACGGCAGCGACGAGCTGATCTCTCCCGAGCACCTGGACTGGAACAAAACCATCACTTGCCCCATATGCAAAGACGACAAAGAGTGGAAACTCAAAGAGATCAAAGACCATTACAAAGAATTGCATCCCGGCAAGCGTTTGAGGACCTCCAGGTTCTTCGGAGACACACATCCCTGCGATATATGTGCGAAAGAATTTAAATCAGCTGGCAGTCTTAAGGACCACGTGGAGACCCACAATAACTATTACTACTGTGACGCTTGCAACCATTCCACCAAAAAGATCCTGGATCACATCATTCACCTGAGGGCGCACAACGTGTTCGGGATATTCCAGTGTCTAATGTGCGAGTTTAATACCACCGAGATCAACCAGATGACGGAGCACGTGGTGAACCACGAGGATCTCCTCAAGTACTGGTGCGAGTCTTGCAAGAAGTCCTTTAGCATTTTACAGCATTTCCAGGAGCACGATAACTACCACACGGGGCTGAAGCCCTTCGACTGTCAGTACTGCGGGAAATGCTTCTTGTATTCGAGATATCTTCACGCGCACAAGCTCAACATGCACAAGGAGGAGATGCACTGTCCCAACACGTACCAGTGCGTGATTTGTAGCAAAGTTTATCAGCACAGGAACAGTTTGAAGTTGCACATGAACTCCCACACTGGGAATTTCGCTATATGTGATATCTGCGGTAAGACGCTGTCCAGTAAGGAGAAGTTGAAGTTCCATTTGAGGACCCATACTGGATACAAGCCTTACAGGTAAGAATTGATTGAGTCTTGAACCGTCTCTGGTTGCAAGAATGGCAAGGTAATAAAGAGGTAAATGTTGCTTGAACCCAAATTATTTTCCCTCTCATCTTCTTGCCAAGTCTTGCTTAAGAGATTGGGCACCAAAGGGCCCTTAACCTTAAAgactcatttttatttttagctgtCAGTACTGCGGAAAATGCTTTACCAAAAAACCGATACTAGTCGAGCACGTGCGAGTGCACACAGGCGAGAAGCCCTATATATGCGAGTACTGCACCAAGGGCTTCTCGCAGCGGAGCAGTCTGGTGATACACATGCGTGGCCACACCGGGGAGAAGCCCTACGTGTGCCAGTTCTGCAGTAAGGGCTTTGTGGCCAAGGCCATGCTCAACATCCATCTCAAGTCTTGCAAAGGGTTTTTCACAAAGATGGATTTTTGAAGGGCGGTTCTCTCCCCCTTATATCCTTTTGTTTTgtgcaattttgttttttacggGTTGGAAATCCTGGTCAAGAGAACTTACTTTAGTTCACTAATTATTTTCCAGGCTTATTACAGAGGATGTCAATTAAGTGCCTAACAAAACTCCTCTGGATCTTCTTGTCCAAGGAGCACTTAATGGATACCCTCTGTGATTTCCTTGACTGATTGAATGTTTGGATACAGGGTGCATTTAATTGAAGGGTACGACCGGCTCACCAGCCCGATTTCGGTTCCGTTAACTTTAATTTCCATGTTATGTTCCTATACGTTTTTCACATTTATGTTAAGCACGATCTGTAGCTACGaaaccaaataataaaattttaggtgTTAAGCTTCTGTTCACCAAATATAGAGACAGATATAGTGATTATAAATTAGTCGGTAAGAGATGAGCTACGAGGTTGCCATAGATGTAAAATCtagaattttgatttataaataaaaagttggtTTGTAATAGACGGTGGTGTTTTCATTCATTACCCGGTTCCTTCTTCAACTATTTTTTATGTGGAAGAGAGAGGGAAACTCGTCGTCTTTTTTCCCAGCACCTTCATCAAAATATATTGATTTCTCTCAagtcagagagagagagagagagtgacTCAGCCGACAAGGCAATCTCGTTTCGATCGATAACCCGCTCTGGCCAATATACGACATTGAAGCGTATAAAAAGCCGGAATTTAATTATGcgactcgaaggaccaaaatgGGGAGTTTTAGCAAATTGGTGTTGCAGCTCCAATTAATCTTAAGTAGATGGAAACATGAAATAATTGTCTACAGCTTACCCAATTTTTTAGGCTCACTGTAAAACCCGATTTAGACGCTGAGGAAATCTACATTCAAATAGTTAACGATAATAACACAGACGAGAATAAAATAGAAGTGGAAGAGTTGGAAAACGTGCCATTTTCCGAAGAGATaaaggaggaggaggaggaagaGGAAGATGACGAAGAAAACGAACTCGAGGAAGGAGACCTTGACGAAAGCTCTTCATCCCCCAAACCACTAGCAGGAAAACGTTCGTGCAACGTCTGCAAACAATCCTATAAATTCCTCAGTCGCCACCTAGAAAAACACGGTTCAGAGAACTGTATGGACTGCCTCCTCAACTTCCCCACCAGCGAGAAACTCGCGGAACACATGCAAGAGGTCCACAACGCCTCCACGAATTACCAATGCGAAGTGTGCGATCTCACCTTCTCCTCCTTAGTACAACTAGGGGTGCACACGTTTAAACACACTAAAACCTACAGCTGCCCCCTGTGCAACTACACCGCCAAAGGTAATCACAAACACTCCCTGATAAATCATATTAAGAGACACGAAGGGAAGTACTCGGTGTTCTGTGATATTTGCGGCAGGGGGTTCTTCGATAAGAATATTCTGGCCAGTCATATGGAGATCCACGAGGATATTCCCAAGTATGAGTGCGAGTTTTGCAAGAAGAAGTTTACTGTGAAAAGGTAAGGATCAATGGACGCATTGAATTACCCCTTTGATTTGGTTCTTCGTTTCTCTTTGGAAATGCTGCTTCATTTTACTCTCTTCTGGGTCccactcaatttttttaaggcttttggggTTCGATGCCTTCCTCCTCTTCTTCTTTTGGTTTTGATTTTTCTCACTAAGAAAGCCTTTGCCACTTACCTTTTAGCTCAATTTCCAGTCTTTTACGTACTCCGAAATCTCTGGAATTGGCTTTAAGCTTTCTCAGGATGCCTGGAAACTGCTTTCTATGTCCTTACCCTGCTGCTTCACACAGACCCCCTTGGGTTACCTTTTGACCAATCTCTCTTTCAGATACCTTGAAGTTCACAAGTCTCTTAATCACAAAAAAGAACTGTTCGGAATCGAAGAGTCGTTCCAGTGCGAAATCTGCGGCAGGAACTTCACTTTCGAGAAGAGTCTAATCAGGCACCTGAGCGCCATCCATAAAATAGGCGAGGACCGAAGGGTGAACTGTCCAGTAAGTAAACCTTCGGACCTCCTTACCACCCTTGTCTGCT encodes:
- the LOC126747179 gene encoding zinc finger protein OZF-like — its product is MRLEGPKWGVLANWLTVKPDLDAEEIYIQIVNDNNTDENKIEVEELENVPFSEEIKEEEEEEEDDEENELEEGDLDESSSSPKPLAGKRSCNVCKQSYKFLSRHLEKHGSENCMDCLLNFPTSEKLAEHMQEVHNASTNYQCEVCDLTFSSLVQLGVHTFKHTKTYSCPLCNYTAKGNHKHSLINHIKRHEGKYSVFCDICGRGFFDKNILASHMEIHEDIPKYECEFCKKKFTVKRYLEVHKSLNHKKELFGIEESFQCEICGRNFTFEKSLIRHLSAIHKIGEDRRVNCPVCNKKIANNHNLKKHMRTHTGEKRFCCDECGKAFSEKKYLQKHQAGHVRQEERKRLFLEREKEKAARTRRMNRINRMRHQQMIREYQPPSPLSPPVAHPSFQERQELLQQQQQQLYQPSPQEYLNMMYRQQLLQGLNDPVGQDQEGFAFYSYDDE
- the LOC126747729 gene encoding zinc finger protein 883-like; its protein translation is MSALSDEPTSCPMAFFTPIVEIAEVSEAETLKPKEIAQTEIKIKEEEPDGGLLEDKPPQQQVLVIQEIKEEEQKQEEKSIVTKEDLEEVKHEPKEEAKEWNVDDTTTRRTSQRKKGRPRKIIIEDDDPPKPKRKYTKKSKKIPTGGDQEKPERKPRKQSTPKKKMAESDLQNYGSDELISPEHLDWNKTITCPICKDDKEWKLKEIKDHYKELHPGKRLRTSRFFGDTHPCDICAKEFKSAGSLKDHVETHNNYYYCDACNHSTKKILDHIIHLRAHNVFGIFQCLMCEFNTTEINQMTEHVVNHEDLLKYWCESCKKSFSILQHFQEHDNYHTGLKPFDCQYCGKCFLYSRYLHAHKLNMHKEEMHCPNTYQCVICSKVYQHRNSLKLHMNSHTGNFAICDICGKTLSSKEKLKFHLRTHTGYKPYSCQYCGKCFTKKPILVEHVRVHTGEKPYICEYCTKGFSQRSSLVIHMRGHTGEKPYVCQFCSKGFVAKAMLNIHLKSCKGFFTKMDF